In Panacibacter microcysteis, the genomic stretch ATTGGATATTATACAGGTATCTGACAATAATTTTGGTTACAGCCAATGCCATATATGGCAAAGCGAAATCAATACGTCAAAATGTTGAAACAAGATTTTTGCAGGCTGTTCCTCAATCTTAAACACTGTACAAATAAACCAACACTATAATGGATAAAAAACTGCAGGACCAGGTTGCTATTATTACGGGTAGCAGCAGTGGCATAGGTGCCGGTTGCGCAAAAGAAATGGCAAAAGCGGGCGCAACGGTGGTAATCAACTACCCTGTAACGGGTGCAAAAGAGATGGCAGAAGCTGTTGTGGCAGATATTGTTGCCAACGGGGGCTCCGCTATCAGTTACAAGTGCGATGTAAGCAAAGAAGATGAAGTGATACAAATGTTTAAAGATGTGGTAGCTCAATATGGCACTGTAGATATTCTTGTAAACAATGCAGGCCTGCAAAGAGACGCAAAGTTTGTTGACATGACGCTTGAGCAATGGAACTTTGTATTGTCCGTAAACCTTACCGGGCAGTTTCTTTGTGCACGGGAGGCCATCCGTGAATTCCTGCGCAGGGGTATTAACAGCAAGTCAAAAGCCGCGGGTAAGATCATTTGCATGAGCAGTGTACACGAAGTAATTCCCTGGGCCGGCCATGCCAATTACGCAGCCAGCAAAGGCGGCGTAATGTTGATGATGAAAACAATTGCACAGGAATATGCACCAAAGAAAATACGCATAAATAGTATTGCACCTGGTGCAATTCAAACACCGATCAATAAAGATGCGTGGGACACTTCTGAGCATTTGCAAAATCTACTGAAACTTATTCCCGAAAGACGTATTGGCCAGGTAGAAGACATCGGGAAAACCGCTGTATGGCTGGCAAGTGACGATGCAGACTATGTAAATGGTACAACTATTTTTGTTGATGGTGGAATGACCTTATACCCCGGCTTTGAAGACAACGGGTAAATTATATAAGCGCTTATACATTGCAGAAAGATTATTTAACCGGCTGTTGGTAACCTGTGGCATCACCTGTTGCGTCGCACACTTGTATGTTTGGTCCATTGCTCATCAAAGTTCCGGACGTACAAGTGAGTGACACAACAAAAGCCCAATAGTAATACAAAAGCTTACTACATAAAAAAACAACAATGAATGCTGAACAACAACGTTTGCAGGATCCGTTATGGAAAAAATGGGGGCCATACCTCAGCGAACGCCAGTGGGGAACAGTAAGAGAAGATTATAGTGAGGATGGACATGCATGGGATTATTTCCCGCACGATCATGCACGCAGCCGCGTTTACCGCTGGGGAGAAGATGGCATTGCAGGCATTAGTGATGACCAGCAACACATCTGTTTTGCACTTGCCCTATGGAATGGTAAAGACCCTGTTTTAAAAGAACGTTTATTTGGCCTGACCGGTAACGAAGGCAACCATGGCGAAGACGTAAAGGAATTGTACTACTACCTGGATAGTACACCCACGCACAGCTACATGAAACACCTGTACAAGTACCCACAGGCCGAATACCCGTATGCAGACCTGGTGCATACAAACCGCAACCTTACCAGGTTTGAAAAGGAATATGAGTTAACTGATACAGGCGTTTTTGATAACCATAAATATTTCGATGTCTTTACTGAATATGCAAAGAACGATGTTGAAGACATCCTCATCCGCATTACTGTACACAACCGGAGCAATGAAGCGGCTTACCTTGCGGTGTTGCCCACACTTTGGCTGCGCAACCTGTGGAGTTTTGGTATGATGCATACCAAACCCGGCATTTATTTAAAAGACAGCGGTGACAACTATGGCCATGTAAAAGCAGATCATTATTGGGAAGGCGATTACCATTTTTATTTTGAAAAGCCTGTACGCACTTTGTTTACGGAAAATGAAACCAATACAGAACGCCTGTATGGCCAGCCAAACAAAACACCTTTTGTGAAAGATGCGTTTCACACGGCTGTTATTCAACAAGACTTTGCGTGGCTGGAAGCGCAAAGAACCGGAAGCAAGTTTGCACCCATGTATGAGTTTAACATGGAAGCAAACAGTTTCGTTGTTATAAAGCTCCGGCTAAGCAAACACCACATTGACCAGGGCGCCATTGATACAACATTTGATGACGTGTTTAAAAAGCGCATACAGGAAGCAGATGAATTTTATGCAACTGTTTCCACCGCCAAAGACCCGGAGCTCATCCATATTCAACGCCAGGCATTAGCGGGCATGCTGTGGAGCAAACAATATTATAACATTGATATTCCGCGCTGGCTGAATGGAGACCCCGGCCAGCCACCGCCCCCTGAAAAAAGAAAACATGGACGCAATCACCACTGGCCTTCTTTAAATAATGAAGACATTATTTCAATGCCTGATAAATGGGAGTACCCGTGGTATGCCGCATGGGACCTCGCTTTTCATTGCGTACCGCTTGCAATGGTTGATCCTGGTTTTGCCAAACATCAACTGATCCTGTTTTTACGAGAATGGTACATGAGGCCAAACGGCCAGCTACCTGCATACGAGTGGTCTTTCAGCGATGTAAACCCGCCGGTGCATGCATGGAGTTGTTTACAGGTGTACAAAATTGATAAAGCAAAAACAGGAAAGCCCGATATAACATTTCTCGAAAGGGTGTTTCAAAAACTGCTGCTGAATTTTACGTGGTGGGTAAACAGGAAAGACATGCACGGCAAAAACGTTTTCGAAGGCGGTTTTCTTGGTCTTGATAACATTGGTGTGTTTGACAGAAGCAATACCATACCCGGCGGCGGCTCGCTCGAACAGGCAGATGGCACAAGCTGGATGGCTATGTATTGCCTCAACATGCTGGAAATGGCTTTGGAAATTTCGCAATACAACACAGCTTACGAAGATGTAACAACAAAATTCTTTGAACACTTTGTTTACATAGCCGAATCATTAAACCGGATTGGCGAGAACTGGACCAGCAGTTGGGACGAAGAAGAAGGATTTTTTTACGATGTTCTGGCTATGCCCGGCGGCAGGTACATACCGCTGAAAGTGCGGTCATTCGTGGGTTTGAGCACGCTGTTTGCCGTATTTGTGCTAAAAAAAGAGCTGCTGGTAAAAGTGCCTGATTTTTACCATCGTTTAAAATGGTTCCAGCAATACCGTGAAAAAAATAACCAGTATCTCGTTATAGAAGAGTTGAAAGAACACGATGATATCTTACTGTCGCTGGTGCCAATGAGCCGGCTGAAAAAATTACTCAAGGCATTGCTCGATGAAAATGAATTTCTAAGTAAAGGCGGCATTCGCTCTATTTCTAAAATACACGAACATGGTTATACTTTAAATATTGACGGGCAGCGGTTTGGTCTCGATTACCAGCCCGGCGAAGCCACCAGCGACCTCTTCGGCGGCAACAGCAACTGGCGGGGCCCGGTGTGGATGCCGATGAATTACCTGCTGGTGCAGGCATTGCATACCTATTGCACGTATTACAAAGACAATGCACAGGTAGCGTTTCCTGCAGGCTCCGGCAATAGTCTTACGTTAGGCCAGGTTGCACACGAAATTTCCAAACGGCTTGTAGCCATCTTTCAAACAGGAGCTGATGGTCATCGTCCCGTAAATGATTACAACGAACTATACAGGAATGAGCATTTCAGGGAGCTTGTTTTGTTCTATGAATATTTTCACGGTGAAACAGCAAGAGGTGTCGGAGCATCGCATCAAACCGGCTGGACGGGCTTGGTAGCACAACTGATCAACGATATATCAATCTTTGATGGAGGAAGTAAAGAAAAAAAATGATGAGCCCGGCTGCAGCACATGCATGATGCTGTCGTTGCGTCGCACTCTTGTACGTTCTGTTCATTGCCCGGCATTTGACCAACCGCTGAAGTGTGCGACGCAACAGGCGATGCCATAAAAACCAAAAGCCGGGTACACTATATTCTTCTTATCGTCATATACGCGACAAATATTGCTATTCTTTTGTCGTGTATTTGTAATGTAATAAGTGTAAAAACACTTGTTACATTGAAAAGTATTAATAAAAGCACAGGCATCGGCGGCAACAGCATTGTTTTCATATAAAACCAACACATGTTTACCATAGTCGTTTACTGTTTGCTGATTGTAATTGCACTATACCTGCTGGCAGGCGTTGTGTTTACCATTTTTTTCCAGGCAAAAGGTTTATCCTGCATTGATGAAGGCACGCATGGCAGTAGCCTGGGTTTTCGTGTAATCATCATCCCGGGCTGCATCGTTTTTTGGATTGTATTACTTAGAAAATGGATGAATATAAAAGCAAAAAACCGGGCAAAGGCAAATAAAGAAAAAAGACTGCTGTAAAAGGATGCGTAGCTGACGACTGTTTGCAACAAAGTACGATTATTATTCCGGCTGCTTTTTTATATGACAAAAACACACCGCAAAAGACATCTACAAATATGGGCAATACTGGCCGTATTACTGCCCGCAGGAATTTTTGTTGCCTGGCTGTCTGTCCCGCCGGAAGTGAATGACAGATTACTGCAGCCACACCAGGAAGTTGAACTACCGGTAATACTGCATACATCTTATACCAACCCCTCTTACAATGTAGAAATAAGAACGAATACAGACAGTTCGGCATTTCAACTGAAATGGGTGAATAAACAAACACTTACTTACCCTACTGCAACGATCTATAAAATGCCGTTGCATGATACAGACATTGCACATGGTTTGCTGGTTGGCAGGGTTGAAGCCCGTGGCGATAACTATTTTAAATTGGATGCCTCGTTTAAAGACAGGAAAGACGAGGCATACGGGCTGGTTGTTTATGACTTTATTCACAAACACATTATTGATACCATAACTTTTTAACAGCGATGGGTACATCATATTCAGCCGTTGGCTGGAACAGGCAAAAAAGAATATACGACCAGGTAATTGCTGGTTGTTGTGTGTTGTACCTGGTACTGTTTGTTTTAATAACGGTAACAGTAAATCCTGACTGCACTTTTGAAACAGTATTACTGCGATCCACATCAACACTGGCAGTGTTTATACTGCATGTTATTTTGAGTATAGGACCGCTGACCAGGCTGAATAAAAAATTTCTGCCGCTTCTCTACAACCGAAGACATCTTGGAGTAACAATGTTTTTACTTTCTGCTGTTCATGCTGTTTTTGGCATACTGCAGTTTCATTCGTTGGGTAATGTTAACCCGCTGGTGTCTTTATTTACTTCCAATACACATTATGGTTCTATAGCAGATTTCCCATTTCAGTCATTGGGATTTTTTGCTTTTGTTATATTTCTTCTTATGGCCATTACGAGCCACGATTTCTGGCTGCACAACCTTACGCCAAAAACCTGGAAGACGCTGCATATGTTTGTTTACCTGGCCTATTTTCTTGTTGTAATGCATGTAATGCTTGGCGTTATTCAATATGAAACTAACCCGGTGTTTGTGGTGATTATGATAAGCGGCGCTTTTATATTAATTACGCTGCATCTTATAGCAGGCATGGCGGAGGTGAAAAAAGACAAGAAAGCATATAGGCCGGAAGAGGAAGGTTTTGTACAGGTATGCGATGTGCGTGACGTTGAAGAAAGCCGCGCAAAAATATTTTGCATAGCGGAAGAAAGGATTGCTGTTTACAGACACGAAAACAAAATTTATGCAATTCACAATGTATGTAAGCACCAGGGCGGCCCGTTAGGTGAAGGAAAAATTCTTGATGGATGTATAACCTGTCCATGGCACGGCTACCAGTATTTGCCGCACAACGGGCAATCGCCACCACCTTTTACAGAAAAAGTAAGTACATACAAAGTAAAAATTACAGGCAATACAATATGGCTAAAACCCACGCCTGATACAGCAGGAACAACGCAGCAGGGTGCGGCGGTACCTGCTGAATAATGCTTTAACCGTACAAGAGTGCGACGCAACGGAAGCCCTATAGCTGCACTGTTGCCTGGCTCAAAAAAAATACAGGCATGAACAATGACGAATTTTATATTGGCTGGATGCAGCAGGCACCAAAAGGTTTTGCTGTATGGATAAAGAAGTACGTTTTTGCATTGCTGCCCATAACAATTGCGTTGGGTGTATCGGTTGCATTAGCACAAAAAAAATTTGGCAGTGGCAATTTTGAATTTGGCACTTTAACAACTGTAACAGGTGTCTACTCCCACAGCCCTGTACCCAACATAAAAGTATTTGACGGGAAAGATTTTTGGGGCAACAAAAATTATATAACCATTCCGCTGATTGGCTTTGGTAAACATGGTGCTGACGGTGTTATTGCAGACCTGGAAAACGAAACAAATATTGCATTTGAAGGAAAGGAACTGGCACTAAAGGGAACATTACTTTACAACGATGGAAAATTGCTGATGCAGATAGATGCAAATGATAAGCCATTGGTTATGGTCAATGAGCCTGCGGGTAAAGTACCGGAAACCTTGCAGGAGAATATTGGAATAATTGATATTAAAGGTGAGATCGTAGACCCAAAATGTTTCTTTGGTGTAATGAAACCCGGTGAAGGCAAGCCGCATAAGGATTGCGCTATCCGCTGTATTCTCGGAGGTATTCCACCGGTACTAAAAGTTACAAATGACGAAGGTATACAGCATTATTATTTAATGGTGGGCGAACATGGCGAAAAGATGAATGATGCTGTCAGGGATTATGTTGCAACGCCGGTAACCCTTCATGCGAAAGCCGTTGCCTATGGTGACTGGATAGTTTTATATGTGCAACCAGGGGGTTTACAGCACTACTCTTATATGCGTGAACATTACAGCAACAACATAGCGATGTGCGGGAAGCGATGCGTGGAGTGATTTGACAGACGCCGGCTAATGTTTATTCTGTAAAACTTCGGGGGCTGTTGAATACCTGTTCGACAAATACTGCTATACTTTTTCTTGATATGAAAGACACTGTTTCTGGTTGTCTTTTTTTGTGAGTGCATAATCTACTTCATCGGCATTGATAAACCCGTCTGGTCGTGAAATGGTATAATCCAGTCCGGATTGTTGAATTACATCTGCACAAAATGATCTGTTCTTTTAAATCCATGATTGGGTTAGTTTTTAGTCAACGTGGTACAGGACGAGACGGGGCAAATAAAAAAAGCCTCATAAAATATGAGGCTTTTTGTGGGAGTTGACGGGATCGAACCGCCGACCCTCTGCTTGTAAGGCAGATGCTCTAAACCAGCTGAGCTAAACTCCCTTTTTTTTCGTTGGGAGTGCAAAGATAAGCCCGCCGTTTTCTCTGCCAAATTTTTTTGAAAAAAAATTTCAGATCATTCAATCTTCATCTTCTTCATAAAAAGCATCTTCATTGTTGTAATAAACTTCCCGCCATTTTTTTACATCTTCATCACTCAGTAATTCAATAATGTCATGAATGTTGTCGGTCTTTTTTTTCCATACTGCCATCTCTGTATCCCTGAACTTTACAACATACATGGCCGTATCTGTTTCTACTTTTACCTGCAATAATGTTAATGCATCATTTTCTTTCTCCTGTACCAGGTAATAACATTCAGGTTCTAATAAAGCATAAGAATACATATCGTTCCTCCTTAAAAAATTTTTGTCCGCTAATGGTTGCTGTTTTTAAAACTTCCTGAATTTAATGGGTTGTTACAGCTTATGGTGGAGTTAGTGTGTGCAGGAAACAAAAATAGGCTTTTACTTTTTATCGTTATGCAGGCACCTTATTAATTTCTTGTTGCATTTTCCGGCTGCATTCCAATATGCTGGCTATCAGCCCGCATTATAAAAGGTAAGTATATGATGCATCCTGCATCATATGTACATGATAAATTTTATATATACCTGCACAATATCATCATACATGATCAAATTAATATATATTTCGAAATTTTTTATAGCCATTTTATAGCGTGCTGCAGCTTTCGCATTTGTACATGTAAGGTCGTTTTTTGTATTTTTGCCGCATGTCTACAATTTCTCTTAGCACCGCTTCTTCACCATTACAGGATACAGAACTGGATGTGCTTACCGCGGAACAGTTTCCTTACAACCTGGTCGTGTGGAACGATGATGTAAACACGTTTGACTGGGTTATTCAAACACTGGTGGAAGTGTGCGAACATACCGAAGAACAGGCAGAACAATGTTCCATTATCATCCACTACAAAGGCAAATGCGCCGTAAAAAATGGCGACTATGATACGCTGAAACCCATGTGCAATGCCATTACCGAAAGAAACATCAACGCTACCATTGAGATGACGGTTAACAGCTAACATTTTTTTCTTTCCATCTAACACCTTCCCCTTCTTTATTTCAATATCTTTCGCGAAAAAAACAGCATGCCATTGTATGCGCTGGATGATCGCTTATGGTTCCCTCCTGTTGCTGATGCTCAGGAAGATGGTTTACTCGCTATCGGCGGCGATCTCGGCGTAAAACGCCTGCTGCTTGCCTATGAACTCGGCATCTTTCCATGGTTTGAGGGCGATGTGCCATTGTGGTGGAGCCCTGATCCGCGCTTTGTGTTGTTCCCCCATCACTTAAAGATCAGCAAGAGCATGAAACAACTGCTCAAAAGAAACGCTTTCGGCTTTACCATCAACACTGCCTTTCACGATGTCATCTCTCAATGTAAAAAAATATACCGTCCCGGCCAGGATGGAACATGGATCACCACAGAAGTGGTGCAGGCTTACAAAAAATTACACGAGCTTGGTTTTGCACACAGCGCAGAAGCCTGGCAAAACGGCCAACTTGCAGGTGGCCTGTATGGCATAAAGCTGGGTAAAGTTTTTTTTGGAGAGAGTATGTTCAGCCTTGTAAGCAATGCCAGCAAATACGCTTTTATCAGCCTTGTACAACAATTAACAGCCGAGGGCATACAGCTCATAGATTGCCAGGTGTATACCGAACACCTCGAAAGCCTTGGTGCCACCATGATTCCGCGGTCTTCGTTTACAGCATTGCTGCGTGAGTATATTGGTGAGCCTGGCTAAGTACATGCATGAAGCTTCTGTTGCGTCGCACTCTTCAACTGTTGAAACCCTGTTTAGGCAAACG encodes the following:
- a CDS encoding SDR family oxidoreductase; amino-acid sequence: MDKKLQDQVAIITGSSSGIGAGCAKEMAKAGATVVINYPVTGAKEMAEAVVADIVANGGSAISYKCDVSKEDEVIQMFKDVVAQYGTVDILVNNAGLQRDAKFVDMTLEQWNFVLSVNLTGQFLCAREAIREFLRRGINSKSKAAGKIICMSSVHEVIPWAGHANYAASKGGVMLMMKTIAQEYAPKKIRINSIAPGAIQTPINKDAWDTSEHLQNLLKLIPERRIGQVEDIGKTAVWLASDDADYVNGTTIFVDGGMTLYPGFEDNG
- a CDS encoding MGH1-like glycoside hydrolase domain-containing protein gives rise to the protein MNAEQQRLQDPLWKKWGPYLSERQWGTVREDYSEDGHAWDYFPHDHARSRVYRWGEDGIAGISDDQQHICFALALWNGKDPVLKERLFGLTGNEGNHGEDVKELYYYLDSTPTHSYMKHLYKYPQAEYPYADLVHTNRNLTRFEKEYELTDTGVFDNHKYFDVFTEYAKNDVEDILIRITVHNRSNEAAYLAVLPTLWLRNLWSFGMMHTKPGIYLKDSGDNYGHVKADHYWEGDYHFYFEKPVRTLFTENETNTERLYGQPNKTPFVKDAFHTAVIQQDFAWLEAQRTGSKFAPMYEFNMEANSFVVIKLRLSKHHIDQGAIDTTFDDVFKKRIQEADEFYATVSTAKDPELIHIQRQALAGMLWSKQYYNIDIPRWLNGDPGQPPPPEKRKHGRNHHWPSLNNEDIISMPDKWEYPWYAAWDLAFHCVPLAMVDPGFAKHQLILFLREWYMRPNGQLPAYEWSFSDVNPPVHAWSCLQVYKIDKAKTGKPDITFLERVFQKLLLNFTWWVNRKDMHGKNVFEGGFLGLDNIGVFDRSNTIPGGGSLEQADGTSWMAMYCLNMLEMALEISQYNTAYEDVTTKFFEHFVYIAESLNRIGENWTSSWDEEEGFFYDVLAMPGGRYIPLKVRSFVGLSTLFAVFVLKKELLVKVPDFYHRLKWFQQYREKNNQYLVIEELKEHDDILLSLVPMSRLKKLLKALLDENEFLSKGGIRSISKIHEHGYTLNIDGQRFGLDYQPGEATSDLFGGNSNWRGPVWMPMNYLLVQALHTYCTYYKDNAQVAFPAGSGNSLTLGQVAHEISKRLVAIFQTGADGHRPVNDYNELYRNEHFRELVLFYEYFHGETARGVGASHQTGWTGLVAQLINDISIFDGGSKEKK
- a CDS encoding Rieske 2Fe-2S domain-containing protein, which encodes MGTSYSAVGWNRQKRIYDQVIAGCCVLYLVLFVLITVTVNPDCTFETVLLRSTSTLAVFILHVILSIGPLTRLNKKFLPLLYNRRHLGVTMFLLSAVHAVFGILQFHSLGNVNPLVSLFTSNTHYGSIADFPFQSLGFFAFVIFLLMAITSHDFWLHNLTPKTWKTLHMFVYLAYFLVVMHVMLGVIQYETNPVFVVIMISGAFILITLHLIAGMAEVKKDKKAYRPEEEGFVQVCDVRDVEESRAKIFCIAEERIAVYRHENKIYAIHNVCKHQGGPLGEGKILDGCITCPWHGYQYLPHNGQSPPPFTEKVSTYKVKITGNTIWLKPTPDTAGTTQQGAAVPAE
- a CDS encoding ATP-dependent Clp protease adaptor ClpS, whose product is MSTISLSTASSPLQDTELDVLTAEQFPYNLVVWNDDVNTFDWVIQTLVEVCEHTEEQAEQCSIIIHYKGKCAVKNGDYDTLKPMCNAITERNINATIEMTVNS
- the aat gene encoding leucyl/phenylalanyl-tRNA--protein transferase is translated as MPLYALDDRLWFPPVADAQEDGLLAIGGDLGVKRLLLAYELGIFPWFEGDVPLWWSPDPRFVLFPHHLKISKSMKQLLKRNAFGFTINTAFHDVISQCKKIYRPGQDGTWITTEVVQAYKKLHELGFAHSAEAWQNGQLAGGLYGIKLGKVFFGESMFSLVSNASKYAFISLVQQLTAEGIQLIDCQVYTEHLESLGATMIPRSSFTALLREYIGEPG